In a single window of the Amycolatopsis sp. cg5 genome:
- a CDS encoding beta-ketoacyl synthase has translation MAEVVVTGYGVHTAFGEGAARVRDGVFAGRQVFPEITRFATTGLRSHVAATYDVEEPPGVRPVLSHCADTAVEMAGLPAGRDTAVLLGTAGDFTALTRFWRSGGTDQTGVGGTVPARLAEALAVRLGARGPRLAFTNACVASATALIHGCRMIASGRVESAVCAGAYLVEEENQAKFDSGWALARDGVVRPFSADRSGLLLGDGAAAVVLESADSAEKRGAIPLARVVGWGAASDAHHVARPHPQAKGLVAAVRSALHRAGDDAGATVDYVNAHGTGTKHNDLAETRGFHEIFGDRAPEVPISSTKSTTGHLLEASGAVEFVISLLALLDGVVPPTAGFTTPDPDCDLDYVPNEPRRAKLRRALTVNAAFGGANTALLLERA, from the coding sequence ATGGCTGAGGTCGTCGTCACCGGATATGGCGTGCACACCGCGTTCGGCGAAGGCGCGGCGCGAGTGCGCGACGGCGTGTTCGCCGGCCGTCAGGTGTTCCCGGAGATCACCCGGTTCGCCACCACCGGCCTGCGTTCGCACGTCGCGGCGACCTACGACGTCGAAGAGCCGCCAGGGGTGCGCCCGGTGTTGTCGCACTGCGCCGACACCGCGGTCGAGATGGCGGGCCTGCCGGCGGGCCGGGACACCGCTGTCCTGCTCGGCACGGCGGGTGATTTTACCGCGCTGACCCGATTCTGGCGGTCCGGCGGCACCGATCAGACCGGGGTCGGCGGCACCGTGCCCGCGCGACTGGCCGAGGCGCTGGCCGTCCGGCTGGGCGCGCGCGGGCCGCGGCTGGCGTTCACGAACGCGTGCGTGGCGTCGGCGACCGCGTTGATCCACGGCTGCCGGATGATCGCGTCCGGCCGGGTGGAGAGCGCGGTCTGCGCCGGTGCTTACCTGGTGGAGGAGGAGAACCAGGCGAAGTTCGACTCGGGATGGGCGCTCGCGCGTGACGGCGTGGTGCGCCCGTTCAGCGCCGACCGGTCGGGGCTGCTGCTCGGTGACGGCGCCGCCGCCGTCGTGCTGGAATCGGCCGACAGCGCCGAAAAGCGTGGCGCGATACCGCTCGCGCGGGTCGTCGGCTGGGGCGCCGCCTCGGACGCGCACCATGTCGCGCGGCCGCATCCGCAGGCGAAGGGCCTGGTCGCGGCGGTTCGCTCGGCGCTGCACCGGGCAGGCGACGACGCGGGCGCGACCGTCGACTACGTCAACGCGCACGGCACCGGCACCAAGCACAACGATCTCGCGGAGACGCGGGGCTTCCACGAGATCTTCGGCGACCGCGCGCCCGAGGTGCCGATCAGCTCGACCAAGAGCACGACCGGACATCTGCTGGAGGCGTCCGGCGCGGTGGAGTTCGTCATCTCACTGCTCGCGCTGCTCGACGGCGTCGTGCCGCCGACAGCCGGGTTCACCACGCCGGACCCGGACTGCGACCTCGACTACGTGCCGAACGAACCGCGGCGGGCGAAGCTGCGCCGGGCCTTGACCGTCAACGCCGCGTTCGGAGGCGCGAACACGGCACTCCTGCTGGAGCGAGCATGA
- a CDS encoding acyl carrier protein, with amino-acid sequence MQTTLETEIRLFVLKTVADDMSHPLDGEVDDAAPLGSGGIDLDSLSLIELTMRLERRFGVEFPETDIEPLGAMSLGELVTDVAKRGAKA; translated from the coding sequence ATGCAGACCACATTGGAGACCGAGATCCGGCTGTTCGTGCTCAAGACGGTCGCCGACGACATGAGCCATCCGCTCGACGGCGAGGTCGACGACGCCGCGCCGCTGGGCTCCGGCGGCATCGACCTGGACTCGCTGAGCCTGATCGAGCTGACCATGCGGCTGGAGCGCCGGTTCGGCGTCGAGTTCCCGGAGACCGACATCGAGCCGCTCGGCGCGATGAGCCTCGGTGAGCTCGTCACCGATGTCGCGAAGCGCGGCGCCAAGGCATGA
- a CDS encoding class I adenylate-forming enzyme family protein, producing the protein MTGMTELLRGLFDAHPGDLPYLAHGDDIRTRTRVRTEVAQEAAVFAGCGIREGAAVMLQVPPSYTQVQAMLALWSLGAQVMLVDHRFKPAEVDAIRATAHPEFTVRGGVAGQTPSFAREYELITRHHGSGRPAATAHRLVQFSSGSTGTPKVIGRTPESIAEEIDRFTRIDGMPTAGERVLLLSSTAHSFGLIAGLLHSLKAGVTAVFADRVSAKDILAAASRHDVHHLFGTPFHYELISTASRLPPLSSLRAAVSGGEIMDPATAKRFEDRFGFAVGESYGTTETGVVAMDVSGAMRPSVGKATPGVRMRVLDGELEVHLPGGSPYLHPVPGERYRDGWLRTRDRAEIGDDGGLLLFGRGDSLVVIGGLKVDLGEVEAVLRGHSQVLDAVVVHDSLTEAYVTGTASESELLAWCRDRLADYKLPRRIRVLAELPRTPNGKLVRRGEVLRGAVPA; encoded by the coding sequence ATGACCGGGATGACCGAGCTCCTGCGCGGGCTGTTCGACGCCCACCCCGGTGACCTGCCGTACCTCGCGCACGGCGACGACATCCGGACCCGCACCCGCGTGCGCACCGAGGTCGCGCAGGAGGCGGCCGTGTTCGCGGGCTGCGGGATCCGCGAGGGCGCCGCGGTGATGCTGCAGGTCCCGCCGAGCTACACGCAGGTGCAGGCGATGCTCGCGCTGTGGAGCCTCGGCGCGCAGGTGATGCTCGTCGACCACCGCTTCAAGCCGGCGGAGGTCGACGCGATCCGCGCGACGGCGCACCCCGAGTTCACCGTCCGCGGCGGCGTCGCCGGGCAGACCCCGAGCTTCGCCAGGGAATACGAACTCATCACCCGCCATCACGGCTCGGGGCGGCCCGCGGCCACCGCGCACCGGCTGGTGCAGTTCAGCTCCGGGTCGACGGGCACGCCCAAGGTCATCGGCCGGACACCGGAGTCCATCGCCGAGGAGATCGACCGCTTCACCCGGATCGACGGCATGCCGACGGCGGGGGAGCGGGTGCTGCTGCTCAGCTCCACCGCGCACAGCTTCGGCCTGATCGCGGGACTGCTGCATTCCCTCAAAGCGGGCGTCACCGCGGTGTTCGCCGACCGAGTGTCCGCAAAGGACATTCTCGCGGCGGCGTCACGACACGACGTGCACCATCTGTTCGGCACGCCGTTCCACTACGAGCTGATCAGCACGGCCTCCCGGCTCCCGCCGCTTTCGTCGCTGCGCGCGGCGGTCAGCGGCGGCGAGATCATGGACCCGGCCACCGCGAAACGGTTCGAGGACCGCTTCGGCTTCGCGGTCGGCGAGTCCTACGGCACCACGGAAACCGGTGTCGTCGCGATGGACGTCAGCGGTGCGATGCGCCCGTCCGTCGGCAAGGCCACCCCCGGCGTCCGGATGCGCGTGCTCGACGGCGAGCTCGAAGTCCACCTGCCGGGCGGCTCGCCGTATCTGCACCCCGTGCCCGGCGAGCGCTATCGCGACGGCTGGCTGCGCACCCGCGACCGCGCGGAGATCGGCGACGACGGCGGCCTCCTGCTCTTCGGCCGCGGCGATTCGCTCGTCGTCATCGGCGGGCTGAAGGTCGACCTCGGCGAGGTGGAAGCCGTGCTGCGTGGGCATTCCCAGGTGCTCGACGCGGTCGTCGTGCACGACAGCCTCACCGAGGCGTACGTGACCGGCACGGCGTCGGAGTCCGAGCTGCTGGCCTGGTGCCGTGACCGGCTCGCCGACTACAAGCTGCCCCGCCGCATCCGGGTGCTCGCCGAACTTCCCCGTACCCCCAACGGAAAGCTCGTCCGCCGCGGCGAGGTGCTCCGCGGAGCAGTCCCCGCATAA
- a CDS encoding 3-dehydroquinate synthase II family protein, whose protein sequence is MKFAWIDVRAVPVEHREGVIDAAIHAKVHGVLSDDAALLATLPPTVAGVLTGEGTAGIKVADVADEDQLSALKHQADKNIAGWVHVRDDRTLKLACAAAVDLPYTVVEFADPTKIPLEIVLAAADKSPGALICVCADLEEASIVVDVLERGSEGILLAPKDAGEVFALVRMLEAQSPNLALATLTVDRIEHHGLGDRVCVDTCSHFGEDEGILVGSYSTGFILCCSETHPLPYMPTRPFRVNAGALHSYVLGPDNRTNYLSELGSGSTVLAVNADGKTRRVVVGRAKLESRPLLTITAHSADGVIVSLTVQDDWHVRVLGPGAKVRNVTELQLGDELLGYIATDQRHVGIPIGEFCRES, encoded by the coding sequence ATGAAATTCGCATGGATCGACGTTCGCGCAGTCCCGGTCGAGCACCGCGAGGGGGTGATCGACGCGGCCATCCACGCCAAGGTCCACGGCGTGCTCTCCGACGACGCCGCGCTGCTGGCGACCCTGCCGCCCACCGTCGCCGGCGTGCTGACCGGCGAAGGCACGGCGGGCATCAAGGTCGCGGACGTGGCCGACGAGGACCAGTTGTCCGCGCTGAAACACCAGGCCGACAAGAACATCGCGGGCTGGGTGCACGTCCGTGACGACCGCACGCTCAAGCTCGCCTGCGCCGCCGCGGTGGACCTCCCGTACACCGTCGTCGAGTTCGCCGACCCCACCAAGATCCCGCTGGAGATCGTGCTCGCCGCCGCCGACAAGTCGCCCGGCGCGCTGATCTGCGTCTGCGCCGACCTCGAAGAGGCCTCGATCGTCGTCGACGTGCTCGAACGCGGTTCCGAAGGCATTCTCTTGGCGCCCAAGGACGCGGGCGAGGTCTTCGCGCTCGTGCGCATGCTCGAAGCCCAGTCACCGAACCTCGCGTTGGCGACGCTCACCGTCGACCGCATCGAGCACCATGGCCTCGGCGACCGCGTCTGCGTCGACACCTGCTCGCACTTCGGCGAGGACGAGGGCATCCTCGTCGGCTCGTACTCGACCGGATTCATCTTGTGCTGCAGCGAAACGCACCCGCTGCCGTACATGCCGACCCGCCCGTTCCGGGTGAACGCCGGCGCGCTGCACTCCTACGTCCTCGGCCCGGACAACCGGACCAACTACCTCAGTGAGCTCGGCTCCGGCAGCACCGTCCTCGCGGTGAACGCCGACGGCAAGACCCGCCGCGTCGTCGTCGGCCGCGCGAAGCTCGAATCCCGGCCGCTGCTGACGATCACCGCGCACTCCGCCGACGGCGTCATCGTCAGCCTGACCGTCCAGGACGACTGGCACGTGCGGGTGCTCGGCCCCGGCGCGAAGGTCCGCAATGTCACCGAACTGCAGCTCGGCGACGAGCTGCTCGGCTACATCGCGACGGACCAGCGCCACGTCGGCATCCCGATCGGCGAGTTCTGCCGGGAGTCCTGA
- a CDS encoding 2-amino-3,7-dideoxy-D-threo-hept-6-ulosonate synthase, with product MAADGKKFRLRRLSVAGDGKYLFVPLDHSVSDGPVVRRSGWDDLIRAIVAGGADAVIVHKGRARTIAPELLGRCSLIVHLSAGTIHASDTNAKVLVGDVEEAVRLGADAVSVHVNVGSDTEARQLADLGAVAEACDTWNMPLLAMIYPRGPRIKDPHDPALLSHVVNIAVDLGADLVKTTSANPVDRMAEVVESCPLPILCAGGPADGSNPVAYGASLMLAGCAGLAIGRRIFTAPQPAPLVARLAAVVHASPVQATEPRPTLKTGAA from the coding sequence ATGGCTGCCGACGGCAAGAAGTTCCGGTTGCGCCGGCTTTCCGTCGCCGGTGACGGGAAATACCTTTTCGTGCCGCTGGACCACAGCGTTTCGGATGGGCCGGTGGTCCGCCGCAGCGGCTGGGACGACCTGATCAGGGCGATCGTGGCGGGCGGCGCGGACGCGGTGATCGTGCACAAGGGACGGGCCCGCACGATCGCGCCGGAGCTGCTCGGCCGGTGCTCGCTGATCGTGCATTTGTCCGCGGGCACGATCCACGCGAGCGACACCAACGCGAAGGTGCTCGTCGGCGACGTCGAGGAGGCCGTGCGGCTCGGCGCGGACGCGGTGAGCGTGCACGTCAACGTCGGGTCCGACACCGAAGCCAGGCAGCTGGCCGACCTCGGCGCGGTCGCCGAGGCGTGCGACACCTGGAACATGCCGCTGCTCGCGATGATCTACCCGCGTGGCCCGCGCATCAAGGACCCACATGACCCGGCGCTGCTCTCGCACGTGGTGAACATCGCCGTCGACCTCGGCGCCGACCTGGTCAAGACCACCTCGGCCAACCCGGTCGACCGGATGGCGGAGGTCGTCGAGAGCTGCCCGCTGCCCATTCTCTGCGCGGGCGGACCCGCCGACGGCTCGAACCCCGTCGCGTACGGCGCGAGCCTGATGCTCGCCGGCTGCGCCGGGCTCGCCATCGGCCGCCGGATCTTCACCGCGCCGCAGCCCGCCCCGCTCGTCGCCCGCCTCGCCGCCGTCGTCCACGCCTCGCCAGTGCAAGCGACCGAACCCCGACCGACCCTCAAGACAGGTGCAGCATGA
- a CDS encoding p-hydroxycinnamoyl CoA hydratase/lyase: MSSDSPVLVDFDEGIAWVTLNRPEKRNAMNPALNETMVRVLDELEGDDRCQVLVLTGAGDSFSAGMDIKEYFRDVEAAENPTISLIRARRASSQWQWKWLSMWSKPTIAMVNGWCLGGAFIPLVACDLAVAAEEAQFGIADVNWGIPPGGILTKSLSAVMSQRDALYYIMTGENFDGRAAQRMGVVNEAVPREELRTRTRELALKLASKNPYVLRASKVGYRHASQMAWDQAEDYLYAKVEQTQHLDPERSRVNGMKQFLDEKSFRPGLGNLRRP; the protein is encoded by the coding sequence ATGAGCAGCGACAGCCCGGTACTCGTGGATTTCGACGAAGGCATCGCCTGGGTCACCCTCAACCGGCCGGAAAAACGTAACGCGATGAACCCCGCGTTGAACGAAACCATGGTCCGCGTCCTCGACGAATTGGAGGGCGACGACCGCTGCCAGGTGCTCGTGCTGACCGGCGCCGGCGACTCCTTCTCGGCGGGCATGGACATCAAGGAGTACTTCCGGGACGTCGAAGCGGCCGAAAACCCGACAATCAGCCTGATCAGGGCGAGGCGCGCGAGTTCACAGTGGCAATGGAAGTGGCTGTCGATGTGGAGCAAGCCGACCATCGCCATGGTGAACGGCTGGTGTCTCGGCGGCGCTTTCATTCCCTTGGTCGCCTGCGATCTCGCCGTCGCCGCCGAAGAAGCGCAATTCGGTATCGCGGACGTGAATTGGGGAATTCCGCCGGGCGGCATTTTGACGAAGTCGCTTTCGGCGGTGATGTCTCAGCGTGACGCGCTTTACTACATCATGACCGGCGAGAATTTCGACGGCCGTGCCGCGCAGCGCATGGGCGTGGTCAACGAAGCGGTCCCCCGCGAGGAATTGCGTACCAGGACCCGCGAACTCGCGCTGAAGCTGGCGTCGAAGAATCCTTACGTTCTGCGCGCCTCGAAGGTCGGCTACCGGCACGCGTCGCAGATGGCCTGGGACCAGGCTGAGGACTACCTCTACGCCAAGGTCGAGCAGACCCAGCACCTCGACCCGGAACGCTCCCGCGTCAACGGGATGAAGCAGTTCCTCGACGAGAAGTCGTTCCGCCCCGGCCTGGGCAATCTCCGCCGCCCCTGA
- a CDS encoding HEXXH motif-containing putative peptide modification protein → MTSSAEEYLRNQLTSFEINPDATAALATVYHRRLGKRLWASLAEQGTPPGGPDGWRRLTWLHPSVVRMVTVGPIDALHAGYAMTGGPSRPPLEHLPERDGVPWLEDSVRYLENDIQQVDTAQSLTLSRQLAEKSRPHVDQAVEVLARVWPAAAQEFRTLVQSIVYVDGTVFRSATVEQTYGVIYAAPQSLGSVAAAFEMVLHETGHHALYLRNSFGPFVLNGSALASHPLRPDPRPIFGVLHSAHVLARMATGLHRWTTEADAPEEAHERREQALKNLSASLDILGREAEWTAQGSDYFKDLRACEDSLRAA, encoded by the coding sequence ATGACATCTTCAGCCGAGGAATATCTGCGGAATCAGCTCACCTCTTTCGAGATAAACCCGGACGCGACGGCCGCACTGGCGACGGTGTATCACCGACGGCTCGGCAAGCGCCTCTGGGCGAGCCTCGCCGAACAGGGCACGCCGCCGGGCGGACCCGACGGCTGGCGGCGGCTCACCTGGCTGCACCCGAGCGTCGTCCGCATGGTCACGGTCGGCCCGATCGACGCCCTCCACGCGGGCTACGCCATGACCGGCGGACCGTCCCGGCCGCCGCTGGAGCACCTGCCAGAGCGCGACGGCGTGCCGTGGCTCGAAGACAGCGTTCGCTACCTCGAAAACGACATCCAGCAGGTCGACACCGCCCAGTCGTTGACGCTTTCCCGGCAGCTGGCCGAAAAGTCCCGGCCCCATGTGGACCAAGCCGTCGAGGTACTCGCCAGGGTGTGGCCCGCCGCCGCGCAGGAATTCCGGACGCTGGTGCAGTCGATCGTGTATGTGGACGGCACGGTCTTCCGCTCCGCGACGGTCGAGCAGACGTACGGCGTCATCTACGCCGCGCCGCAGTCCCTGGGCAGTGTGGCCGCCGCGTTCGAGATGGTGTTGCACGAGACCGGGCATCACGCCCTGTACCTGCGGAACTCGTTCGGGCCGTTCGTGCTCAACGGCTCGGCGCTGGCCTCGCATCCGCTGCGGCCGGACCCGAGGCCGATCTTCGGCGTCCTGCATTCGGCGCACGTGCTGGCCAGGATGGCGACCGGCCTGCATCGCTGGACTACGGAGGCCGACGCTCCCGAGGAGGCGCACGAGCGACGGGAGCAGGCGCTGAAGAACCTGTCGGCGAGCCTGGACATCCTCGGCAGGGAAGCCGAGTGGACGGCTCAGGGCAGCGACTACTTCAAGGACCTTCGCGCGTGTGAGGATTCGCTCCGCGCGGCGTGA
- a CDS encoding cytochrome P450 encodes MEPLALPMPRSCPMRPPDQYAELRAGAPLAKITLPSGRTAWFITRYEHVRRFLTDRNVSTNRLHPNFPFYLPLSRKLREGVNASLMSLDPPEHTVLTRMVIPEFTHKRAQTLRPRIQRIVDENLTRMLDGDRPADLVEVLCRPITSQVICEVIGVPYRDRDIFHATSKVMADRNATSHERDEADATLRNYLSDVVAEKAKEAVPGDHLIGRIMAKNKETGVLSEEDIAALCLSLLTAGHETTANVISLGTVLLLENPEQLAAFRADPARTAGAVEEILRHTTITDPSGLRVALADIEVGDMVVKAGDAVVVSTAAANWDETVFPHPEKLDFDRDARQQLAFGHGIHRCIAQNLARVELEIVFTSLFARIPGLRLAAPVEELSFKDGSLLYGLHALPVTW; translated from the coding sequence ATGGAACCACTGGCTTTGCCGATGCCCCGGTCCTGCCCGATGCGCCCGCCGGACCAGTACGCCGAACTGCGCGCCGGCGCGCCGCTCGCGAAGATCACGCTGCCCAGCGGGCGGACCGCCTGGTTCATCACGCGCTACGAGCACGTGCGCCGCTTTCTCACCGACCGGAATGTCAGCACGAATCGGCTGCACCCGAATTTTCCCTTTTACCTTCCCCTGTCCCGAAAATTGCGCGAAGGCGTCAACGCGTCCCTGATGAGCCTGGACCCGCCGGAGCACACGGTGCTGACCCGGATGGTGATCCCCGAGTTCACCCACAAACGCGCGCAGACGCTGCGGCCTCGCATCCAAAGGATCGTGGACGAGAACCTCACGAGGATGCTGGACGGCGATCGGCCCGCCGATCTGGTCGAAGTTCTCTGCCGCCCGATCACCTCGCAGGTCATCTGTGAGGTCATCGGCGTCCCCTACCGCGATCGCGACATCTTCCACGCCACCAGCAAGGTGATGGCCGACCGGAACGCCACCTCGCACGAACGGGACGAGGCGGACGCCACGCTCCGGAACTACCTCAGCGATGTGGTGGCGGAGAAGGCGAAGGAGGCCGTGCCAGGTGATCACCTGATCGGCCGAATCATGGCCAAGAACAAGGAAACGGGCGTACTCAGCGAGGAGGACATCGCCGCGTTGTGCCTGTCCCTCCTGACCGCCGGCCACGAGACCACGGCCAACGTCATCTCACTCGGCACGGTGCTGTTGCTCGAAAACCCCGAGCAGCTCGCCGCTTTCCGGGCCGACCCGGCACGCACCGCGGGCGCGGTGGAGGAGATCCTGCGCCACACCACCATCACCGACCCGAGCGGGCTGCGGGTGGCGCTGGCCGACATCGAGGTCGGCGACATGGTGGTCAAGGCGGGTGACGCCGTCGTCGTGTCCACCGCGGCGGCCAACTGGGATGAGACCGTCTTCCCGCATCCGGAGAAACTCGACTTCGACCGTGACGCCCGGCAGCAGCTGGCGTTCGGCCACGGCATCCACCGGTGCATCGCCCAGAACCTGGCGCGGGTGGAACTCGAGATCGTGTTCACCAGCCTGTTCGCCCGGATACCCGGCCTCCGGCTCGCCGCACCCGTCGAGGAACTGTCCTTCAAGGACGGCTCGCTCCTCTACGGCCTCCACGCGTTGCCGGTCACCTGGTGA
- a CDS encoding MFS transporter: MSVTAEEDTVRLLTPLRERRFALYLVGQLLSQLGDGIYLVTLPFVMLNQGGGPANLGVVLACYGLSRLVFLPVGGTLADRLGARPVMLAADALRAVVVLGFVVLAANSHIPLWAMITVAVPLGGLGGIFMPASFAVLPQIVRADSLAAGNSLIQLMQSTSRIAGPALGGTLVGALKSGVGLLIDAITFLVSSLTLMAIRPTGKAVETTPRPADDGSELKTWRSVLRYAAGTPLVRMNLLTTLVFNLAAVGLIEVALPIFAQDSLGRGAPGFGVMMTGLGVGSVIGALLGPSLLRRRRRGLIALCLGIAQGLALAGIAMGSSLVLATAALFVGASLQATVNVFYMTMLQRAVPARALGRVMSLMATCAGLAHPVSALLAGTVLGTVDPEVVIVVAGLGVSAAFSVGFFSRPYRNL, translated from the coding sequence GTGAGCGTCACCGCCGAAGAGGACACTGTCCGGTTGCTGACCCCGCTGCGGGAACGACGCTTCGCGCTGTACCTCGTCGGCCAGCTGCTCTCCCAGCTCGGCGACGGCATCTATCTCGTCACGCTGCCGTTCGTCATGCTCAACCAGGGTGGCGGACCGGCGAACCTCGGCGTGGTGCTGGCCTGCTACGGACTGTCCAGGCTCGTCTTCCTCCCGGTCGGCGGAACGCTCGCCGACCGGCTGGGCGCCCGGCCGGTGATGCTCGCCGCGGACGCGCTGCGCGCGGTCGTCGTGCTCGGTTTCGTCGTGCTCGCCGCCAACAGCCACATCCCGCTGTGGGCCATGATCACGGTCGCGGTCCCGTTGGGCGGCCTCGGCGGGATCTTCATGCCCGCCTCGTTCGCCGTGCTCCCGCAGATCGTGCGGGCAGACTCGCTCGCCGCGGGCAACTCCCTGATCCAGCTCATGCAGAGCACGTCCAGGATCGCCGGGCCCGCGCTGGGCGGAACGCTCGTCGGCGCGCTCAAGAGCGGTGTGGGACTGCTGATCGACGCGATCACGTTCCTGGTGTCCAGCCTGACCCTGATGGCGATCCGCCCGACCGGAAAGGCGGTCGAGACAACGCCTCGGCCCGCCGACGACGGCAGCGAGCTGAAGACTTGGCGATCAGTGCTGCGGTATGCCGCAGGCACTCCCCTGGTCAGGATGAACCTGCTGACCACGCTCGTGTTCAACCTCGCCGCCGTCGGCTTGATCGAGGTCGCGCTGCCGATCTTCGCCCAGGATTCGCTGGGCCGCGGCGCACCCGGCTTCGGGGTCATGATGACCGGCCTCGGTGTCGGCTCGGTCATCGGCGCGCTGCTGGGCCCGTCGCTGCTGCGCCGTCGCCGTCGCGGGCTGATCGCGCTCTGCCTCGGCATCGCCCAGGGATTGGCGCTGGCGGGTATCGCGATGGGCTCCTCGCTGGTGCTGGCGACCGCGGCGCTGTTCGTCGGCGCGTCCTTGCAGGCCACGGTGAACGTCTTCTACATGACGATGCTCCAGCGGGCCGTGCCCGCCCGAGCGCTCGGGCGGGTCATGAGCCTGATGGCCACCTGCGCCGGCCTCGCCCACCCGGTCTCCGCGCTGCTCGCCGGGACCGTGCTGGGCACGGTCGATCCGGAGGTCGTGATCGTCGTCGCCGGGCTGGGCGTGTCGGCTGCCTTCTCGGTCGGCTTCTTCAGCAGGCCGTACCGGAATCTCTGA
- a CDS encoding long-chain fatty acid--CoA ligase produces MNELNRGIGSWPARRARGAGDRTALIFQEREYSYIELERRVTALAASWRAFGIGAGDRVAYLGPNHPALLETLFSAGLLGAVFVPLNTRLAPAELTAILADAGASLLVHGSDISSLGFTGRTVEVGPDFEALATEAGGFTPAPVGLDDPCLILYTSGTTGRAKGVVLTHGNLTWNAMNVIVDVDLREGDVALVTGPLFHTAALNVDTLPAILKGGTVVLTGGFDPDETIRLVERYRVCYTGGVPTMHEMLTRSALWENADLTSLRFLFCGGSPVPVELVKRFQDRGIRFQQGYGMTEASPGVLMLAGEHALRKPGSAGIPHFFTDVRLADSEVQVSGPNVSPGYWNAPDAQAASFTPDGWLRTGDIVRFDDEGFGWVVGRVKDMIISGGENIYPAEVETVLIEHPAVADCAVVGVPDPKWGEVPAAFVVPEPGAAPLTESDLLTYLTGRLAKYKVPKTAALVDALPRNASGKLDKPAIKARYLS; encoded by the coding sequence ATGAACGAGCTGAATCGCGGCATCGGATCGTGGCCTGCCCGTCGCGCGCGCGGTGCCGGTGACCGGACCGCGCTGATATTCCAGGAAAGGGAATATTCCTATATCGAACTCGAACGCCGTGTCACCGCGCTGGCCGCTTCGTGGCGCGCGTTCGGTATCGGTGCTGGCGATCGGGTCGCGTATTTGGGCCCCAATCACCCAGCGTTATTGGAAACACTGTTTTCCGCCGGTTTGCTCGGTGCCGTGTTCGTCCCGCTGAACACCCGGCTCGCCCCTGCCGAACTCACCGCGATCCTGGCCGACGCCGGCGCTTCGCTGCTCGTGCACGGCTCGGACATCTCCTCGCTCGGCTTCACCGGCCGCACGGTCGAGGTCGGGCCCGATTTCGAAGCGCTGGCAACGGAAGCAGGCGGGTTCACCCCCGCGCCCGTCGGCCTCGACGACCCGTGCCTGATCCTCTACACCTCGGGCACGACCGGCCGCGCGAAAGGCGTGGTGCTGACGCACGGCAATCTGACCTGGAACGCGATGAACGTCATCGTCGACGTCGACCTCCGCGAAGGCGACGTCGCTCTGGTCACCGGACCGCTGTTCCACACCGCCGCGCTGAACGTGGACACACTGCCGGCAATTCTCAAAGGCGGCACGGTGGTGCTCACCGGCGGATTCGACCCGGACGAGACGATTCGCCTTGTCGAACGTTATCGCGTCTGCTACACCGGCGGCGTTCCGACGATGCACGAGATGCTCACCCGTTCCGCACTTTGGGAAAACGCCGACCTGACCAGCTTGCGCTTTCTTTTCTGCGGTGGCTCGCCGGTCCCGGTGGAGCTGGTGAAACGTTTCCAGGACCGCGGAATCCGGTTTCAGCAGGGGTACGGCATGACGGAAGCGTCACCCGGTGTGCTGATGCTGGCCGGTGAGCACGCGCTGCGCAAACCGGGTTCGGCGGGAATTCCGCATTTCTTCACCGACGTCCGCCTCGCCGACTCCGAGGTCCAGGTTTCCGGCCCGAACGTCAGTCCCGGCTATTGGAACGCCCCCGACGCCCAGGCCGCGTCGTTCACGCCCGACGGCTGGCTCCGCACGGGCGACATCGTCCGCTTCGACGACGAAGGCTTCGGCTGGGTCGTCGGCCGCGTCAAGGACATGATCATCTCCGGCGGCGAGAACATCTACCCGGCCGAGGTCGAGACCGTCCTCATCGAACACCCGGCGGTCGCGGACTGCGCGGTCGTCGGTGTACCCGACCCGAAGTGGGGTGAGGTCCCCGCGGCCTTCGTCGTCCCCGAACCCGGCGCGGCCCCGTTGACGGAGTCGGACCTCCTGACCTACCTGACCGGCCGCCTCGCCAAGTACAAGGTCCCCAAGACGGCCGCACTGGTCGACGCCCTGCCGCGCAACGCCTCGGGCAAGCTCGACAAGCCCGCCATCAAAGCCCGCTACCTGAGCTGA